One Lepus europaeus isolate LE1 chromosome X, mLepTim1.pri, whole genome shotgun sequence genomic window carries:
- the C1GALT1C1 gene encoding C1GALT1-specific chaperone 1 → MREKMLSESSSFLKGVMLGSIFCAFTTMLGHVGIGLGNRMHHHEHHHLQAPNKEDILKISENERMELSKSFRVYCIILVKPKDVSLWAAVKETWTKHCDKAEFFSSENVKVFESINMETNDLWLMMRKAYKYAFDKYSNQYNWFFLARPTTFAIIENLKYFLLKKDPSQPFYLGHTIKSGDFEYVSVEGGIVLSIESMKRLNSLLGIPEKCPEQGGMIWKISEDKQLAICLKYAGVFAENAEDADGKDVFNTKSVGVFIKEAMTNHPNQVVEGCCSDTAVTFNGLTPNQMHVMMYGVYRLRAFGHIFSDALVFLPPNGSDND, encoded by the exons ATGCGG gAAAAAATGCTTTCTGAAAGCAGCTCATTTTTGAAAGGAGTGATGCTTGGAAGCATTTTCTGTGCTTTTACCACTATGCTAGGACATGTTGGAATTGGTCTTGGAAATAGAATGCACCACCATGAGCATCATCATCTACAAGCTCCTAACAAAGAAGATATCTTGAAAATTTCAGAGAATGAACGTATGGAACTCAGTAAGAGCTTTCGGGTGTACTGTATCATCCTTGTAAAACCTAAAGATGTGAGTCTTTGGGCTGCAGTAAAAGAGACTTGGACCAAACACTGTGACAAAGCAGAGTTCTTCAGTTCTGAAAATGTTAAAGTGTTTGAGTcaattaatatggaaacaaatgACTTGTGGTTAATGATGAGAAAAGCTTATAAATATGCCTTTGATAAATACAGCAACCAATACAACTGGTTTTTCCTTGCACGCCCCACTACATTTGCTATTATTGAAAACCTTaagtattttttgttaaaaaaggaTCCATCACAGCCTTTTTATCTAGGCCATACTATAAAATCTGGAGACTTTGAGTATGTGAGTGTGGAAGGAGGAATTGTCTTGAGTATAGAATCAATGAAAAGACTTAACAGCCttctaggaattcctgagaaGTGTCCTGAACAGGGAGGGATGATTTGGAAGATATCAGAAGATAAGCAGTTAGCAATATGCCTAAAATATGCTGGAGTATTTGCAGAAAATGCAGAAGATGCTGAtggaaaagatgtatttaataCCAAATCTGTTGGGGTTTTTATTAAGGAGGCAATGACTAATCACCCTAACCAGGTAGTAGAGGGATGCTGTTCAGATACAGCTGTTACTTTTAATGGACTGACTCCTAATCAGATGCATGTGATGATGTATGGTGTATACCGTCTTAGGGCATTTGGTCATATTTTCAGTGATGCCTTGGTTTTCTTACCTCCAAATGGTTCTGACAATGACTGA